In the Magnolia sinica isolate HGM2019 chromosome 15, MsV1, whole genome shotgun sequence genome, one interval contains:
- the LOC131226893 gene encoding uncharacterized protein LOC131226893, with protein sequence MARSDKYADAEETQILCEAAQNTKTPTKEPTKKEVDSTGGKKRKDDRSRDEHRSDKRPDHKFSTYTPLNKPQEQVLMEIRGEGFVNCPELWSNPHQRSKSKYCHFHCNHGHNTSDFYNLKQEIESLIREGHLGKHVDPVARTTEERLNDNRPIEDIRTIIRGYLGGGESNNARKNHARNVGRLESEIMVLARPPKERKLEKYSVAFTEENARGIHHPHDDALVITVTIANHRVFRVLVDTGSSADVLFLQAFDKIGAERSALRPVRTPLIGFSSRQILPEGTIQLPLTTGDAPNQVTIMIDFLIVDQSLVYNVILGRPSLSLLRAISQLITYL encoded by the coding sequence ATGGCCCGGTCGGACAAATATGCAGATGCCGAAGAAACCCAAATACTATGCGAGGCCGCTCAAAACACAAAAACCCCGACCAAAGAGCCAaccaaaaaggaagttgactcgacTGGTGGTAAGAAGCGTAAGGATGATCGGTCCCGCGACGAACATAGGTCGGATAAGCGGCCCGACCATAAGTTTTCGACGTACACTCCGCTCAACAAGCCGCAAGAGCAGGTATTGATGGAGATCAGAGGCGAAGGATTCGTCAACTGTCCAGAACTCTGGAGCAATCCTCACCAACGAAGTAAGAGTAAGTACTGCCATTTTCATTGCAATcatgggcataacacaagtgacttTTATAATTTAAAGCAGGAAATTGAAAGCCTTATCCGAGAGGGCCACCTCGGCAAACACGTCGACCCAGTAGCCAGAACCACGGAAGAACGCCTGAATGATAACCGACCTATTGAGGATATCCGAACTATTATCAGAGGTTATCTAGGTGGAGGCGAGTCAAATAACGCTCGAAAAAACCATGCGAGGAATGTTGGTCGACTTGAGTCCGAAATTATGGTTCTAGCTCGACCTCCAAAGGAAAGAAAGCTTGAGAAATATAGTGTAGCATTCACCGAAGAAAATGCAAGGGGCATTCATCACCCACATGATGATGCTCTAGTCATCACTGTCACTATCGCCAACCATCGAGTCTTCAGAGTCCTCGTCGACACAGGCTCATCTGCAGACGTGCTGTTTTTACAGGCATTCGACAAGATAGGTGCCGAGCGTTCAGCTCTGAGGCCTGTAAGGACTCCATTAATCGGATTCTCGAGCAGGCAAATTCTTCCCGAAGGAACAATTCAACTCCCGCTCACTACCGGGGATGCGCCAAATCAAGTTACCAttatgatcgacttcctgatagtCGATCAGTCTTTAGTTTACAATGTGATCCTCGGTCGACCTTCTCTCAGTCTCCTCCGAGCCATATCCCAGCTTATCACCTATTTATGA